The Oscillatoria acuminata PCC 6304 genomic interval CGGGTTCATTGGGTCGGCGATCGATATTACCCCCCTCAAACAGGCGGACACGGAACGGATGAAACTGTTACAACGGGAACAATCTGCCCGAACTCAAGCCGAAGCCAGCGAGCAGTATTATCGATTCCTGAGCGAGGCGATTCCGCAAATGGTCTGGACCGCCCTACCGGATGGGACCCTAGATTACCTGAGTCACCGCTGGAGTGAGTACACCGGCTTAAGCGAGGCCGAACTTTTAGGCTGGGGATGGGAGCCCATCGTGCATCCTGACGACTTGGCCGAATGTAACCAACGGTGGGCCGCTTGCCTAGAAAACGGAGAACCTTATGAAATTGAAGCCAGAATGCGTCGGGGTTGCGATGGCGCTTATCGCTGGCATCTGGGATTAGCGGTGCCGATGCGGGATCATCAGGGGGCAATCGTCAAGTGGTTTGGGACAAATACGGACATTCACGAACGCAAGCAGGTACAGCAAGAGCGCATGGAGTTGTTGGAACGGGAGAAAGCGGCCCGAATTTTGTCCGAACGGGCGACCACAATGGTGCATCGGTTACAAGCGATTGTGGATGTGGCGATCGCCCCTTTATCTCTCGATGATCTGGTGCAAGAGTTGCTCGATCGCCTCACGGTGGTATTAGAAGTAGATGCTGCCGTCATTTTATTGGTCAACGAGGACCAAACCGCCTTAATTGTGACCGCCACAAAAGGCTTAGATTTAGAGCAACCCCTATCTCCGAATATCCCGATCCCGATGGGTCTGGGATTTTCTGGACAAATTGCCCAGACTCGGCAACCGATGCGGATTGATCATGATGCTTATACTCAAGTGATTAGTCCGCTGTTCCGACATAAGAAAATTGAGTCCATTATGGGCGCACCGATGCTACTAGAAGACCGGGTGCTTGGGGTGCTCCATGTCAGTACCGAGTCACGACGAGAATTCATGGCAGAAGATGTCTATTTGCTGCAACTGGTGGCCGATCGCGTGGCCCTTGCTATTGACCGGGCCAACCTCTATGAGGCCCAGCAGCAAGCCCGCGATCGCGCCGAAAAAGCCAACCGACTCAAGGATGAATTTTTGGCGATCGTTTCTCATGAATTGCGGACTCCCCTCAACTCCATTCTCGGCTGGGCGCAATTGCTCCGTGCGCGCACCCTGAAAGAAGAAACGCGAGACAAAGCCCTGGAAACCATCGAACGCAATGCCAAGCATCAGGTGACCCTGATTGACGATATCCTGGATGTCTCGCGGATTATGCGGGGGAAAATTCGCCTGACCCGAGTTCCCTTGTATCTGGAAACTCTCGTGGAACAGGCGATCTCCACCGTGACTCCGGCAGCGGAAGCTAAATCCATTGAAATTTACACCGAGTTCAACTCCCACGGACAGCCGATTTTAGGGGATACTAGCCGCCTGCATCAAATTGTCTGGAATCTGCTCTCTAATGCCGTAAAGTTCACCCCCAATGGCGGACGGCTGACGGTGGCGATCGAGCAGGTGGGAGATTACCTAGAATTTCGGGTCCAGGATACAGGGATTGGAATCACTGGAGATTTTCTGCCTCACGTCTTTGAGGGCTTCCGCCAAGCCAATAGTTCCTCCACCCGGACTCACGGGGGGCTCGGTTTGGGCTTAACCATTGTGCGCTACTTGGTCGAACTGCATGGGGGGACTGTCCATGCCTTCAGCCAGGGAGAAGGCACGGGTTCAACCTTTACCGTGGCACTCCCCATCGGAGTCTCCCAGAACTCTCCTTTAGACCTCGATTCCATGATTGGCGACGAGAAAGCCATCGCGAACTGTGCCTTGAACCTCGCCGGTTTACAGGTGCTAGTGGTGGATGACGATCGCGATACCGGAGAGCTAATTGCTCAGGTCCTCGCGGAATATGGGGTCCAGACGACGGTGGTTTTATCCGCTGCCGAAGCCTTAGCCGCCACCGAGCGATCGCGTCATGATATCTTGATTTCCGATATCGGAATGCCAGAGGAAGACGGCTATGTTTTGATCCGCAAAATTCGCCAGCGCGAGGCGGGATACTCTAGGCCCATTCCGGCGATCGCCTTGACTGCTTTCGCTCGGGAAGAGGATCGCCAACAGGCACTTTTAGCCGGGTTTCACCTTCATGTTGCTAAACCTGTGGAACCTTTAAAATTAGCCAAAGCTCTCGCGGACATTGCCCAACAAACAGGCTTAATCTAATCCCTGAATTTCAGGTCCCCTCTGGATCCTGACGAAGTTTTGCCGGTTTCAAGGCTAAAATTGGAATTAGGGAAGCACCCGTTTGTTGTGAGGCGATTTTATTGGGATCATCTTTGAAAAGAGACCTATCCCCCCGGCCCCCTTCCCTAAGAGGGAAGGGGGAGAAAGAGATTTGTTTTCCCCTTTCTTTAGTAATTGGGAGCATCTTTGAAAAGAGACCTATCCCCCCGGCCCCCTTCCCTCAGAGGGAAGGGGGAGAAAGAGATTTGTTTTCCCCTTTCTTTAGTAATTGGGAGCATCTTTGAAAAGAGACCTAACCCCCCGGCCCCCTTCCCTAGGAGGGAAGGGGGAGAAAGAGATTTGTTTTCCCCTCCCCTACAAAAGGCTTACAAGAGTATGTTTTTTACCCTCATGGTGATTGGCCGGACTTCCGGTCCCCTCCCCTTGGCAAGGGGAGGGTTAGGGTGGGGTCCTCCTGACTTGGCTTGACTTCCGGTTCCCTCCCCTTGGCAAGGGGAGGGTTAGGGTGGGGTCCTCCTGACTTGGCCTGATTTCCGGTCCCCTCCCCTTGGCAAGGGGAGGGTTAGGGTGGGGTCCTCCTGACTTGGCGCAGGCCAAGTCAGGAAGAATTAGTACGTTGAGGGTCCACTCGCAAGGGCGATCGCACGTCACGAAGAAGCAGGTTGGCACCCGGTTCCATACAGGCGATTAAGCCTCATGGGAGTGCGTGACATGGCGATCGACCAAGAAGAACCCCACCCTAACCCGGACCTAGAATCAGGGGAGGGGACCGGAAGTCAGGCCAATTAGGGAATTCCAAAAAATAAAATCTCCAAAACGTTCGTAGTGACGGATCAACGGAGTAGCCCCTACAGATACCTTCCTTTCAGTTGAACGTTTGGAGGATTTATATTTTGCAATCCCCTTAGAAGAACCCCACCCTAACCCGGACCTAGAATCAGGGGAGGGGACCGGAAGTCAGGCCAATCAATTAGAAGAACCCCACCCTAACCCGGACCTAGAATCAGGGGAGGGGACCGGAAATCAGGCCAATCATGATGAGCTTGAAAACACTACTCTTGTAAGGGTAGGGCAAAATTGAGAGGCTCTTATCCAGGTCAGGCTTTCGTGATTTTCTCAGCATTAAAACCCATTCATCCCGTTTGGGTTCAAAGGACTATTTAGGTTTGACCCGGCTCCACAAATTCAACCCTTTTCACTGCTTAGACCGCTGCTAAAACAATTCATAATTTTAATGAATTAAACCCGTATGAAACCATTTAATTTTAATCTGGCCACGCTCAGTCCAGAAGCTGATGGACAAAGATTAAAAAAACCCCCCCAAACTAACAGTAACCAGCAACAAAAAATCCTATTAGCTAGCGGTATATTAGGGTTGCTTGCCCTCTTAGCCCTCCTGCTCTGGCCAGATCTGCTGGGTAATCTGTTGGCACAGGATGGGTTTATTCCCCACGGCCATTGTTATCTCTGGAAGCCTTCCTTAGTCTGGCTTCATGTCACCTCAGATACCTTGATTGGCATCGCCTATGTTGCCATTTCCACTAGTCTTGCCTATTTTGTTTATAAAGCGCGAAAAAATATCCCCTTTGATTGGATGTTTTTGGCCTTTGGGGCCTTTATCATTGCTTGTGGCATGACCCATTTTTTAGCGGTCTGGACCTTGTGGAATCCCACCTACTGGTTATCGGGGGATGTCAAATTAATCACCGCGATCGCCTCCGTCACTACGGCAATTTCTTTACCCCCGTTAATCCCTAGAGCCTTGAGATTATTGGACTCGGCTCAGGTTTCGGAAGAACGTCGCTTGAATCTGGAGCGGGCCAATTTAGAACTGCAAGCCCTTTATGGTCAGCTTAAGCAACTCGATGAACTTAAAAGCCAATTTTTCGCCAATGTCAGTCACGAATTGCGAACCCCTCTGGCTTTAATTTTAGGTCCGACTCAGAAGTTACTCGCCGATCGCCAACTCTTGGAGGAACAACACCGAGACTTGCTCGTAATCGAGCGCAATTCCCGAATGCTGCTCAAACAGGTTAATGATCTCCTGGATATCTCTAAGCTAGAAGCGGGTAAGATGGAACTCGAAGCAGTTCCCCTAAACTTAGCCAGTCTGATCCGCCAAGTGGCGGCGAACTTTGACGCTTTAGCCCTCGAACGGGAAATTAACTTAACGGTCCAGACTCCTGAGTCTTTGGGGACCCAATTGGACCGCCAAAAAATCGAGCGGGTGGTTTTAAACTTACTCTCCAATGCATTTAAGTTCACACCCCCGGGAGGCCAAATTGACTGTTCTTTGTCTCTGGAAGAGGGCGAAGGAGAGAAAAACCCGGTAACGATCGCCATCCAAGATAGTGGTCCAGGAGTCCCGTTGGAACGGCGTGAAACCATCTTTGAGCGGTTTAGCCAAATTGAGGGAGGGAGTACCCGTCGCTTTGGCGGGACTGGGTTGGGATTGGCGATTGTCAAGGAATTTGTCGAACTCCATCAGGGAAGCATTACTGTCTCGGATGCCTCCCTAGGTGGGGCGATGTTTACGGTCCAACTTCCCATTGAGGTTTCCCCGGACCTCCCTCAGACGGATTCAGAAAGTTCCATCTGGGAGGATCTGGCTGAATCGGCGATCGCTGAACTGAAGCCAGAAGCCGATACAACTCCCAGGGTTCTGCTTCCCAATGACCCTCGTCCCCTGGTTTTAGTGGTGGAAGATAACCCGGAAATGAATCGCTTTGTCTGCGATATCTTAGGACGGGACTATCAAATTGCGACAGCGTTTAACGGGGAGCAAGGATTGGAACAGGCACTCACCCTGCATCCGGATTTAATCTTGAGTGATGTGATGATGCCCGAAATTGGCGGCGATCGCCTGGTGTCTTTGTTACGCAGTAATCCGGATTTCGCCGATGTGTCCATTATCATGCTGACGGCAAAAGATGATGATGATTTGCGGGTGCAGTTATTGCGTGAAGGGGTGCAAGATTATCTGATGAAACCCTTTTCTGTGGAAGAATTGCGGGCAAGGGTAGGCAATGCAGTCGCCATTAAACGGGTGCGAGATTTGTTACAGCAGGAGTTAGCCTCTCAAAGCTCCGATGTAGAAGTCCTCGCCTCGGAACTGGCTTTCCATAAGCGAGAACTGGAAGTCGCGCTGATCCTTCAACAGAAACAGTCGGAAGAATTAATCAAGGCGAATCAAATCAAGGATGAGTTTTTATCGATTGTTTCCCATGAACTGCGCACGCCTCTCAATTCCATTCTGGGCTGGACTCAGTTGCTTCGCACTCGCAAGCTGAATGAAACCATGCAGAACAAAGCATTGGAAACTATTGAGCGCAATGCTAAACAACAGGTGAATTTAATTGATGATATTCTGGATGTTTCTCGGATTATTCGGGGCAAAATTCGCTTAAAACTGCGTCCGGTGAATTTAATTCCGATTGTGGAAGCGGCCCTGGATACGATGCTTCCCACGGCGGAATCTAAGGGAATTGAGATTGATTTCAACTTTGACCCGGCAGTCGCCTTGGTTTCGGGAGATAGCGATCGCTTGCAGCAAGTGGCTTGGAATTTGTTTTCTAATGCGGTGAAGTTTACCCCCAATGGCGGCTCGATTTCCGTGGCGATCGCCCAGACGGATTCCTATATTACCCTCAAGGTTCAGGATACTGGAATTGGCATCAATCCAGACTTTCTGCCCCATATTTTTGAGGGATTCCGCCAAGCGGATAGTTCTACCACTCGCGCCTATGGCGGATTAGGGTTAGGATTGACCATCGTCCGTCACTTAGTGGAACTCCACGGGGGCAAAGTCCAGGCTTTGAGCGAGGGGGAAGGCCAAGGGGCCACGTTGATGGTCCAGTTACCGATTCTGCCCAAACCGCCACAAGAGCAAGCAGTCCAGACTTCCTACTCCCGGGAAGAAGGATTATCCAGTCAACTCTGGGCCCTGGATGGGTTGCAGGTGTTGGTGGTGGATGACGACCCGGATACCGGGGATTTAATGGAAGCGATGCTGACCGATTATGGGGTGCGGGTTCAGGTAGTGACTTCGGTTTCCGAGGCGATCGCCCTGATGGACCAATGCAAATTTGATGTGTTAGTCAGCGATATTGGAATGCCCGGAGAAGACGGATATCATTTAATTCACCAAATCCGCCAGCATGAAGCTGACAGCAACAACCATATTCCTGCGATCGCCCTGACGGCTTTTTCCTCCGAGGAGGACCGCGCCCAATCCCTCCTAGCTGGCTTTCAAAAACACCTTTCTAAACCTGTAGAACCCGCCCAATTAGCCAGGGTTTTAGCTCAGTTGGCTTCAAATCTCTAAACTTGAAGTTTGAAGCGGACCCTATCCAGAGTTTCACTTCAGAGTTAAGATAAGGGCATGAACAAATTGGGGCTCAAAGGAAGCGGACCTACGGTCAAGTTGGATCCTTCAATCTCAGGGTTAGAGCGTGACTGCCAATCCGATACAAGGACGCAAGGCGATGGCCAAAATTTTGATTGTTGATGACTCTACCCTTTCTCGCGGAATCCTACGACGCATCCTCCAGACAGAAGGCCATTCAATTATTGAGGCCAAAGATGGATTGATGGGCATTGAGAGTTACTATATAGAAAAACCCGACCTCGTTTTACTGGATATCGCCATGCCAGATATGCAGGGAACGGAAGTGCTGGAAAAATTACGCGCCTTCGACGATCGCGCCCGCATCGTGATGGCGACGGCTGACCTGCAAGAACTGACCCGCGCTGCGGTGATGGCTGCTGGAGCACTGGGTTATCTGACTAAACCCTATAATCCCGATGTGGTTCTGGACATCGTGAATCAGGTCCTCCGAGGAATTCCGGGAGGGGTAGGATGAAACTGACAGAAACCCAAAAGGATGCTTTAAGCGAACTGCTGAATATGGGTTTCTCGCGCACTGCATCGGCCCTCTCGGAACTCACGGGTCATCGTGTGTTACTAGAGGTTCCCCAGGTTTCCATTCATCCCATTGAAGAACTCAGCGCCAAACTCGGGACCTTTGTCAAAGGGGAAATTGCCACAGTCCAGCAAATTTTTACGGGACGGGTTTCAGGAAATGCCCTGTTATTGTTGAACTATGACGGGGCTGTGCAACTGACAGAGTTGGTGACGCCGGAACAAAATATCCATCGCGATCGCCTCGATGCCTCTGCTGCCGAAGTGCTCACGGAAATTGGCAATATTTTACTCAATGCCTGTCTGAGCGTTTTTGGGAATTTGTTACAAATGCAAATTTCGTTTTCCGTTCCTCGGTTACATTTAGAAGCCTTAGATGGGTTACTCCATTCTCTAAGCATTGGGAAGGCGGAAATGCGCTATGCAATGGTGGTTTATACCGGATTTCGGATGAAGGAAAATTCAATTCACGGGTATTTAGTTATGGTCTTAAGTGTGGTTTCTTTAGAAAAATTGCTAGAAGAAATTGATAACTGGGTAAGGGAGGAAATAGCTCCACCTAACCTTTCCATTTCTTCATAATGGAATCATCTATTGAGTTGTACAAAAGGGCTTAGTAAAATGAACAGGATTACCGACCCGTTCAACTATAATCAAGACCTCCTGCATTGGGTCAATGACTTAGCAGACCGAGGGATATTTACGACCGATGCCCAGTTGAATATCCAAAGTTGGAATCATTGGCTGGAACTTTATAGTGGGTTGAATGCGGACCGGGTAGTGGGGCAAAATTTACTAGAAATTTATCCCGAATTAAAGCATCGGCGATTAGATCGATTTTTTGATCAAGCTCTAGCGGGACAAGTGGCGGTTTTGTCTCAGCGTTTACATGGGTTTTTGTTACCGATGCTCCCAGCCGATGTTTATAAG includes:
- a CDS encoding PAS domain S-box protein, whose translation is MIKISPSVLLRLLSKLSQLCYPKNQPSTPLLQFLHSVGIALVSVTLATVIKSALAPLILGESPFLVYFAAIMVSAWFGGPKAGVMATLGAGLVSSYLFLSPGYALIESSPSQIFRLILFLIEGSAIVIAIGSLQHTKQQFAQSARTAQQHFESFLQSEQRFHLLVDGIEDYGLYMLAPDGRVNSWNPGAERLKGYAPEEIIGQHFSCFYPPEAVAEGQPERDLKQAAEQGRLEQEAERLRKDRTRFWVHEVITPLFDKQGNLYGFSKISRDITESKQTEAELRASEQRFKTLAESTVEGILFYEGDCIIAVNRSLEKIFGYDPDDLNGLPLASIFTEETVALMVNDCQWMQEGASEAVGIKKEGTMVSLEAVIQPTLYLGRSVWMASVRDISDRKRAEADLQQTLKELSDFQWALDKSAIVATTDAKGTIQYVNEKFIEISKYSESELIGQDHRLINSGYHPKEFFINLWVTIGRGEVWRGEIKNRAKDGTYYWVDTVIVPFLDSHKKPFQYLAIRYDISQRKQAEEALRDSEKRFRDMADTAPVLLWIANCQGQWTFLNKWGLNFIGALIEADPDLNHRDRIHPEDQVQCVLSYQQAVRVGQPFTQEYRLQRSDGAYRWMLETGVPRWNPEGNLVGFIGSAIDITPLKQADTERMKLLQREQSARTQAEASEQYYRFLSEAIPQMVWTALPDGTLDYLSHRWSEYTGLSEAELLGWGWEPIVHPDDLAECNQRWAACLENGEPYEIEARMRRGCDGAYRWHLGLAVPMRDHQGAIVKWFGTNTDIHERKQVQQERMELLEREKAARILSERATTMVHRLQAIVDVAIAPLSLDDLVQELLDRLTVVLEVDAAVILLVNEDQTALIVTATKGLDLEQPLSPNIPIPMGLGFSGQIAQTRQPMRIDHDAYTQVISPLFRHKKIESIMGAPMLLEDRVLGVLHVSTESRREFMAEDVYLLQLVADRVALAIDRANLYEAQQQARDRAEKANRLKDEFLAIVSHELRTPLNSILGWAQLLRARTLKEETRDKALETIERNAKHQVTLIDDILDVSRIMRGKIRLTRVPLYLETLVEQAISTVTPAAEAKSIEIYTEFNSHGQPILGDTSRLHQIVWNLLSNAVKFTPNGGRLTVAIEQVGDYLEFRVQDTGIGITGDFLPHVFEGFRQANSSSTRTHGGLGLGLTIVRYLVELHGGTVHAFSQGEGTGSTFTVALPIGVSQNSPLDLDSMIGDEKAIANCALNLAGLQVLVVDDDRDTGELIAQVLAEYGVQTTVVLSAAEALAATERSRHDILISDIGMPEEDGYVLIRKIRQREAGYSRPIPAIALTAFAREEDRQQALLAGFHLHVAKPVEPLKLAKALADIAQQTGLI
- a CDS encoding response regulator transcription factor; the encoded protein is MTANPIQGRKAMAKILIVDDSTLSRGILRRILQTEGHSIIEAKDGLMGIESYYIEKPDLVLLDIAMPDMQGTEVLEKLRAFDDRARIVMATADLQELTRAAVMAAGALGYLTKPYNPDVVLDIVNQVLRGIPGGVG
- a CDS encoding ATP-binding protein, which produces MKPFNFNLATLSPEADGQRLKKPPQTNSNQQQKILLASGILGLLALLALLLWPDLLGNLLAQDGFIPHGHCYLWKPSLVWLHVTSDTLIGIAYVAISTSLAYFVYKARKNIPFDWMFLAFGAFIIACGMTHFLAVWTLWNPTYWLSGDVKLITAIASVTTAISLPPLIPRALRLLDSAQVSEERRLNLERANLELQALYGQLKQLDELKSQFFANVSHELRTPLALILGPTQKLLADRQLLEEQHRDLLVIERNSRMLLKQVNDLLDISKLEAGKMELEAVPLNLASLIRQVAANFDALALEREINLTVQTPESLGTQLDRQKIERVVLNLLSNAFKFTPPGGQIDCSLSLEEGEGEKNPVTIAIQDSGPGVPLERRETIFERFSQIEGGSTRRFGGTGLGLAIVKEFVELHQGSITVSDASLGGAMFTVQLPIEVSPDLPQTDSESSIWEDLAESAIAELKPEADTTPRVLLPNDPRPLVLVVEDNPEMNRFVCDILGRDYQIATAFNGEQGLEQALTLHPDLILSDVMMPEIGGDRLVSLLRSNPDFADVSIIMLTAKDDDDLRVQLLREGVQDYLMKPFSVEELRARVGNAVAIKRVRDLLQQELASQSSDVEVLASELAFHKRELEVALILQQKQSEELIKANQIKDEFLSIVSHELRTPLNSILGWTQLLRTRKLNETMQNKALETIERNAKQQVNLIDDILDVSRIIRGKIRLKLRPVNLIPIVEAALDTMLPTAESKGIEIDFNFDPAVALVSGDSDRLQQVAWNLFSNAVKFTPNGGSISVAIAQTDSYITLKVQDTGIGINPDFLPHIFEGFRQADSSTTRAYGGLGLGLTIVRHLVELHGGKVQALSEGEGQGATLMVQLPILPKPPQEQAVQTSYSREEGLSSQLWALDGLQVLVVDDDPDTGDLMEAMLTDYGVRVQVVTSVSEAIALMDQCKFDVLVSDIGMPGEDGYHLIHQIRQHEADSNNHIPAIALTAFSSEEDRAQSLLAGFQKHLSKPVEPAQLARVLAQLASNL
- a CDS encoding chemotaxis protein CheC; protein product: MKLTETQKDALSELLNMGFSRTASALSELTGHRVLLEVPQVSIHPIEELSAKLGTFVKGEIATVQQIFTGRVSGNALLLLNYDGAVQLTELVTPEQNIHRDRLDASAAEVLTEIGNILLNACLSVFGNLLQMQISFSVPRLHLEALDGLLHSLSIGKAEMRYAMVVYTGFRMKENSIHGYLVMVLSVVSLEKLLEEIDNWVREEIAPPNLSISS